In Vibrio sp. NTOU-M3, the following proteins share a genomic window:
- a CDS encoding HNH endonuclease, which translates to MSVTNHEYVRLALLNLGGSANLSDIYSEVLNILKREGSNYKPSRATLRDAMHKFSRDVPSKWNGKVDKELFRQVAPGERTGKWKLLTTIEDDIQIIQNSPELTNTEKQREISVRMGQGRFRQDLIKKWRGCAVTGCKESSLLVASHIKPWRDSDNRERLDLNNGLLLIATIDKAFDNGLITFDGNGIIVISPHFKEYEVCGIKPDMVVAINSENKRYLSYHREHIFKST; encoded by the coding sequence TTGAGTGTAACAAATCATGAATATGTAAGGTTAGCATTACTAAACTTAGGAGGTAGTGCTAACTTATCTGATATCTATAGTGAAGTTCTCAATATATTAAAACGAGAAGGTAGTAATTATAAGCCTAGTAGGGCTACTTTAAGAGATGCGATGCATAAATTTTCTCGCGATGTTCCCTCTAAATGGAATGGCAAAGTAGATAAAGAGCTATTTAGGCAAGTTGCTCCTGGGGAAAGAACTGGAAAATGGAAATTACTCACCACAATTGAAGATGACATACAAATTATACAGAACTCTCCAGAGCTAACTAATACAGAAAAACAGCGAGAAATATCTGTAAGAATGGGGCAAGGAAGATTTAGACAAGATTTAATCAAAAAATGGCGTGGTTGCGCTGTTACTGGTTGTAAAGAATCATCGCTATTAGTTGCAAGTCATATTAAACCTTGGCGGGATAGTGATAATCGAGAGCGACTAGATTTAAATAATGGTCTGCTTTTGATTGCAACTATAGATAAAGCCTTTGATAACGGTTTAATTACTTTTGACGGCAATGGAATAATAGTTATTTCTCCTCATTTTAAAGAGTATGAGGTATGCGGTATCAAGCCAGACATGGTAGTGGCGATTAATTCAGAGAATAAACGCTATCTAAGTTACCATAGGGAGCATATTTTTAAATCCACATAA
- a CDS encoding DUF2971 domain-containing protein gives MIRKVEDNCINIENLDQKIYRVFSYDRFEQLINDQELVLVKPSMWEDPFENFFFKAEVDCGNNEVATLDNLAKDWYGQCWTTEKDTDAMWRIYSHDKQGVRVSTTIRKLFEPIFNSREDYRGLCYFIGKVNYWSESDIFGFLSNITFTSLAMGGQNDNFAELLCIKRPEFSHEHEVRLLANDFDETRGSNGLYRIPFDTDLLLDEICIDPRLSSVDANDLMTKIKALGVKTQIIQSPLYKIKNMPRIKLE, from the coding sequence ATGATCAGAAAAGTAGAAGATAACTGTATTAATATTGAAAATCTTGATCAAAAAATATACCGAGTGTTTAGCTATGACAGGTTTGAACAATTAATAAATGACCAAGAGCTCGTTTTAGTCAAACCGTCTATGTGGGAAGATCCTTTCGAAAACTTTTTCTTTAAGGCTGAAGTCGACTGCGGTAACAATGAGGTTGCTACACTAGATAATTTGGCAAAAGATTGGTACGGACAGTGTTGGACTACAGAAAAAGATACTGATGCCATGTGGCGTATATATAGCCATGATAAACAAGGGGTAAGAGTCTCAACCACTATACGTAAACTATTTGAGCCGATTTTTAACTCTCGTGAAGATTATCGAGGTCTGTGTTACTTCATAGGAAAGGTCAACTATTGGAGTGAAAGTGACATTTTTGGTTTTCTGTCAAATATAACTTTCACAAGTCTAGCTATGGGAGGACAAAATGATAACTTCGCGGAGTTATTATGTATTAAACGACCTGAGTTTTCGCATGAACATGAAGTACGACTTTTAGCGAACGATTTTGACGAAACTCGCGGAAGTAATGGTCTTTATCGGATTCCTTTCGATACCGACCTTCTGCTTGATGAAATATGTATAGACCCGCGTTTGAGTTCAGTTGATGCAAATGATTTAATGACGAAAATAAAAGCTCTTGGTGTCAAGACTCAAATCATACAGTCTCCTTTATACAAGATTAAAAACATGCCGCGTATAAAGCTCGAATAA
- a CDS encoding N-acetyltransferase family protein, producing the protein MENKVNVRKAIKEDSSKLLELIGHKAEFDRRMKGFDGEISTTKEKIERTLFGHYPFAHALLLEVDGEVQGFALFHYRYSSFRGEPSIWLDDLLVVSNHRSKGYGAELMHALKTEAQKSLTSHISWTASPHNTKAHEFYKKLGAEVERMDGQRPYFRWAMYG; encoded by the coding sequence ATGGAGAACAAAGTGAACGTAAGGAAAGCGATCAAGGAAGACTCCAGTAAGTTGCTAGAACTTATTGGACACAAAGCTGAGTTTGACCGAAGAATGAAAGGGTTCGACGGTGAAATCTCCACGACGAAAGAGAAGATAGAACGAACCTTATTTGGTCACTATCCGTTTGCCCATGCTTTGCTATTGGAAGTCGATGGTGAAGTTCAGGGTTTCGCCTTGTTTCATTATCGTTATTCATCCTTTCGCGGAGAGCCGTCTATTTGGCTGGATGATCTTCTAGTTGTTAGTAATCATCGGTCAAAGGGGTACGGTGCAGAACTTATGCATGCTTTGAAAACGGAAGCTCAAAAGTCATTAACTTCTCATATTTCTTGGACAGCTAGTCCACACAACACCAAAGCACACGAGTTTTACAAAAAGTTAGGCGCAGAAGTTGAACGGATGGATGGTCAGCGTCCGTATTTCCGTTGGGCAATGTACGGCTAA